The DNA region GTAAAGTTGAAAAAGTTTTACTTTATGATGTGAAATACTTGAGACCTCGGCATTTTGGGTTTATATTATGGTTTAAAGAATGTTTACATTATCGTATTTACGCCTTCATTTGCTATATAATTTATGtaatatgttgtgttttctcttttttttttcttcaacgtCGAGAGAAATAGAGACTGATATGGTATAGGTAATTTATTTCCCTTGGTGCAAGAAAAATCTTCAATTCAAGGGTTGGATTAGTTTACAATCTTTTTAGATGGAAGGGGGTTAGAAGCATGCTTTACCAAGATTCAACCTACTTCCATTCCCAACAAGCCTTGTTCTATTCTCCCACGCTATATGGTAAATATTTaacatttcattttaaaatcacGCACGTAAAATtccattttaatttaattttttaactatATTAAACTATTTTAATCTACCAAACGAAGTTTCGTAAGCAGAGGTAGTATAAttttgatgtactaaaaaataTTGATATACTAAAAAATTGCCTATTGTATGGTTTAGTCAAATTCTATTtcattttagtataaaaatattgatgtactaaaaaaataaaattttggaaaaatgagtataaaagagaagaaaatagaagaaagaaaaattaaaatgtagtTAGAGATATTCTCTTTTGAACAGAGTTTGGTGGTTGAAAAATCAGCAGCAGCTCCTGCTGCTAATAAATCACAGGTGGACACGTGTCCAAGTAATTGATTTTATAATCACAACTTGAACACGTGACCACTAGTGAttcagttgatttttttttcaacagtCAAGCTCCGTTCCTATGGAAAAATCAAGGTTTTTCTGAAATCACGTGATTCCCACGGAAAGAAGCAACTTATGGTCACGTGGACTCCATATCAATCTCACACCGACCCTCCCACCCAACAACAAAAATGATTTGTCATAATTATGCCCAAAATACAAGATAattacattaaattaaattaaaaatactaaaataaacaataaaaattgTAAGTACAGCAAAAGCTTGTACAAACGTCTCTGTATTCGTCTCTGATGGACTATGCCTGCAGCAGTTTCAGAAGCTCGTCTCTGCTCCTTCCATGGCGATCCCCGTCTCCTCACCTGCACACTTCCTTCGCTTGCAAGCTCAAATTTATGGTAAgcccttctctttctctcgtaattttttgctgtattttttgttgttaattgCTTCAATTTCACAGAAACTGAAGCGTTTGGACATGGCGAAGCATCAAAGAGTGGTCAGGAGTTCTTGTGGGTTCAACGAACATGGCTCCGTCAACGGGTTTCCGGTCATACCCAACAAGCTTTTCATGCAGGAGGTAATGATTTCTCATGCcccttttcatattttctttatttgttgGGGTTTTTTGTGTTTTATGTGGGTTATAAAGCTTGAAAATTTTCGGTTTTGAATTGCAGTTTTGcttgaattttcaatttttatgttaATTGGAAACCAGAGCTTCTGGGTTTTGATTATTTTCcatttttaacaaatttttgggtggtaattttgatgaatttatgtTTTTCCTCTTTTCGGTGTTTTTAGGCGATTGGAGCTGAATATGGAGAAGGTTTTGAAACTTTTAGACCAGATGGACCTCTTAAGGTTGATGTGGTAAGTAATTTATGGAGCTATATGTAAAGTACTcaaattgttttttgtgttctgtgaaatttaatttacttgttataCTTTCTGCTGCTAGACTTACTATTGTTAATTCTTATTCCGAGTAGGATTTTTTGAACGACAGACTGCAAGAAGGTTTTCTTAAACGAATACGATATGCCATGAAACCAGATGAAGCTTATGGTCTAATATTCTCTTTTGACAATGTCGTGGTAAGTTTCTATAACGCTCATTGGTTATACGTTTCAGGTTCTGATGTCTGGAAATGAAAATGTAATGAAGTGTGGAAAATCATATTTATGACATCTTACGGATCAAGAATAAACTTTAAATGTGAAATTATTGAAAAGTGATCTGATTGCGTAAAATATGTGTTTCAGGCTGATACTCGAACTTTGAAATTAAATTCTTGGAAGCAGCTTGCCTCGGAAGAGGGTACATCTCCATTTCTTCTCTTAAATAGCCCATTGCATGGCTTTCGATTGATTCTCAATATTGGATCATATGTTGAACTGGTAGATGCTGATTCGTGTGATTCTAAAACCTTTTTTTCGTTCCCTAAAATTTTGACTCTTGGTCAGGAAAGGAAATTCCCGAAGATGCAGCTTTGCAAAGACGGATGCTTTATGCAGGTGCTGATCATGTGTTGCATAAGGTTTGGGATTAGTGTACATTTCAGgaatttttgtttgattgtATTTATCTATTTCTACTCTAATAAAAATTACGATTATTTCCGATGAAATCTGAACCATCAATTCTTGACACTTATATGAATAACTCACAAGTTTCCAAAAACATTCAGCTTTTACTCTGGGACAAAGCAGACGGAGAGCTGGATAGGTTGGCTTTAAAGTTTTCACAATTATACTGTGATAATCTTCTCAGGGTGAGTGCTAAGCCACTTGTAACTTATTTGAGGGGGTTCAGTTTGTCTCATGGATGCAACAATCTTACTcaccttttcttgtttttcagcTTAGTGAACCCGTGGAGGGGCTCAAAGAGTGGTTAGATGCTGTATCCACAGCTCGTATCCCTTGTGCTGTAGTTTCAAGTCTTGATAGGAGAAACATGACAGAAGCCCTAGAACGAATGGGTCTCAAGAAGTATTTTCAGGTTGGTGTGCTTTTGACTTACACTAATGTTTCTTTGAAATTTACCGTTGGGTTGAATGCTTTCATAATCATAGACCATCACACCTTTCAtttgttgtttttcattgagATGTAAATGATAAACTCAGAATcattcatgtgtttttgttgattCGACTTTTATCAACGATTTCCTCTTTGTGCGGATACAGGCAATTGTGACAGAGGAAGATGGAATGGATTCGATAGCTCATAGGTTTCTTTCAGCAGCTGTGAAGGTATTGTATGCAACTTGCTATTATTAATTTACAATTATGGATTGCAAGTGTCACTCTTGAATTGGAAGGTTGGATCATCACTTAAGGCAAGCTTGCACGTCTGGAGTCGTTCTGTCTGTATTTATATGTTCAAATGTTATCGTGTAGGATAAAAAAATTGTGTAATCAATTTATTCTCTGGTTTCATTCTCTGACTCTGACCAAATGCATTCTACTCCTTGCAGCTGGATCGGAAGCCATCCAAGTGCGTTGTGTTCGAGGATGAACCTAGGGGTATAACCGCTGCTCACAACTGTACAATGATGGCTGTGGCACTGATTGGCGCCCACCCTGCGTATGCATTCTCATCCTCTTCTCCCTTGATAGCGCTGTTTATCCTTCTGATATAAAAGTTTTATCAAATAACTCGTGCATCTAATGTGCATACATGTTAAGTACACCTTTATCTACGTTCAAAGGCATGGCACTGTATACTCTGAGATTGATTGAGATCGACGGTGGCACATGCAGGTATGACCTGGTGCAGGCTGATCTTGCAGTTGCTAGCTTTAACGAACTTTCCGTGATCAATCTTAGAAGACTATTTGCGAACAAGGGTTCTACATTCATGGACTTGCAGAAGCAGGTTATAGAGAAATCTCCACCGAAGAGGAAGCTTACTGTAGATACTATTTTCTGATTCATTTTTTCCCTTTTGTAATTCATCCTCTCTACCTCTCACCCACTTGTAATCTAGAAGCCGATCATCTTGTTTTCCTTGGTTTGTAATTGATCTCATAAGTTTGTTTGTGTTCTTGATATACGAACTTCTTACAgtgaaaaatcaaagaaactCTGATCAAAGTCCCATGGTTCAAGTAGATGTTGGTTGGACGAATTGGCCAAAGCAGTATGCTCGCAGCTTTGTATCCAAGTTTGAATCTTATAGATTAGATAAATCAAATCTCCAATAAAAGATGCAATTTCTAGCATAAGAGCAAACTACATGTGGTTCCCATTAAACATTGATTTGTGCCCTTGACTAATTCTATATGTAGGAGATTCCAAGTTCGATTCTCATTTTTTAATATCGGAAATGGTTTCAAGTTTTATTTGCTTTCTCCTACCTATCAAAAGAAGGAGAAACAATGAAAAAGACTTACATAGAGCATGTAAGCGGAACCGAGACATTCCGGTCTAATTATTAATGTTATATGTTAATCTTACTCCATGTTGCATTGTATTATTGGATCGGAATGCTAGTGTGTAGATATACTTGGTCTCCGTAAGTTGTTCTAGAAAACAACCGTGTCTGTTGCTTGAGTTAATTGTCAATGGATAAGATTGGGGTCCCAGTCTCCCTTATCCTTTATCGAGCGTAGACAAACGGCATGTCGCAATACACATACGACAATCGTCGAAGATATTTTAATTTCGTTACCGTTGACCGTTGAAGCACTCACCGCTgtgaaatttatttatttattttttttaaccggTGTGAAATTTCCCCTTATCGTTATTGTCATCCACCTCTGACAGACTTCCTCTCCCTTCTTCTCCGCCTTCGCTGAGAGAGCTTCGGATTAGAGAGAGACTTCcaatt from Malus domestica chromosome 01, GDT2T_hap1 includes:
- the LOC103437888 gene encoding 5-amino-6-(5-phospho-D-ribitylamino)uracil phosphatase, chloroplastic-like; the encoded protein is MDYACSSFRSSSLLLPWRSPSPHLHTSFACKLKFMKLKRLDMAKHQRVVRSSCGFNEHGSVNGFPVIPNKLFMQEAIGAEYGEGFETFRPDGPLKVDVDFLNDRLQEGFLKRIRYAMKPDEAYGLIFSFDNVVADTRTLKLNSWKQLASEEGKEIPEDAALQRRMLYAGADHVLHKLLLWDKADGELDRLALKFSQLYCDNLLRLSEPVEGLKEWLDAVSTARIPCAVVSSLDRRNMTEALERMGLKKYFQAIVTEEDGMDSIAHRFLSAAVKLDRKPSKCVVFEDEPRGITAAHNCTMMAVALIGAHPAYDLVQADLAVASFNELSVINLRRLFANKGSTFMDLQKQVIEKSPPKRKLTVDTIF